One Trueperaceae bacterium DNA segment encodes these proteins:
- a CDS encoding LexA family transcriptional regulator, whose translation MAVGEKYRPAVRPSTPGDAIAARRRWLGLTAEDVVERTGGVINLKLLSQLENNRYDLTDLRLSKYKALLEVLQWTPAEFEEATGVPRLVSDPLPGTEDYIPELLIPIVGTVSAGILGVEEYVEPEGHISIDPRLAPQLAAIPPGKIVALRVNGDSMVSDTAARQIAPGSYVVIELGAIPRDRSLVAAWLPRREMIVLKEYREDSTAVLRSYNPGGPVFRIGDEEIEVRGVVRMIQTFPPQ comes from the coding sequence ATGGCTGTGGGAGAGAAATATCGACCGGCCGTACGCCCTTCTACTCCTGGAGATGCCATTGCGGCTCGCAGGAGATGGCTAGGCCTAACCGCGGAAGACGTCGTCGAGCGCACCGGCGGCGTTATCAACCTCAAGCTCTTGTCCCAATTGGAGAACAACCGCTATGACCTTACTGACCTGAGACTGTCGAAGTACAAAGCGCTTCTTGAAGTGCTGCAATGGACGCCGGCTGAGTTTGAGGAGGCCACCGGGGTCCCAAGACTAGTGTCCGATCCTCTGCCGGGAACAGAGGACTACATCCCGGAGCTGCTAATCCCTATCGTGGGAACCGTCAGCGCCGGGATTCTGGGGGTAGAAGAATACGTGGAGCCCGAAGGCCACATCTCTATCGATCCGCGTCTAGCACCACAACTGGCCGCTATTCCACCAGGCAAGATAGTCGCCCTTCGCGTGAACGGGGACAGCATGGTCAGCGACACCGCTGCTCGCCAGATCGCGCCCGGGAGTTACGTCGTCATAGAGCTCGGCGCGATTCCACGTGACAGGTCGCTTGTCGCCGCGTGGCTTCCGAGGCGCGAGATGATCGTGTTGAAGGAGTACAGGGAGGACTCAACGGCCGTCCTGCGGAGTTACAACCCGGGCGGGCCTGTGTTCCGCATCGGGGATGAGGAGATCGAAGTTCGCGGCGTGGTCCGCATGATCCAGACGTTTCCGCCTCAGTGA